A region of Maridesulfovibrio sp. DNA encodes the following proteins:
- a CDS encoding efflux RND transporter periplasmic adaptor subunit, producing the protein MKFLFHSADGRKVSAALIFTLLSMSVLLCGCFGEDKKEQASTEAVPVKVIKITEHPFPVMGEYVAQIQALKTVEIKARVQGHIKERLFTEGQSVKEDQLLFVIDPRPYEEALKKAKAELASTKATLTKASKDYKRFKALFDQGAVSREEFDSKITDKQVLEADVSNAKAQVEQANLDLGFTRIKSPMNGIIGRTQVEPGTLVAAESTVLVTVSAVDPVYVNFSIPEKEYLVAIREIDAARKAGKQSKPTTLRIILADGDYYEHNGTFNMADRAVDSSTGTLGIRAEFPNPERILRDGQYAKVVAKLKDYPNALVVPTRAMLDIQGRKSLLTVANGTVVEKPITIDYSDDRNTVIKTGIESGTLIIADGVNKIRPGTAVTPQIVQNQPEPAK; encoded by the coding sequence GTGAAATTTCTTTTTCATTCGGCAGATGGACGGAAGGTTTCCGCAGCACTGATTTTTACTCTTTTGTCCATGTCGGTTTTGCTGTGCGGATGTTTTGGTGAAGACAAGAAAGAGCAGGCTTCTACTGAAGCCGTACCTGTGAAGGTCATTAAGATTACCGAGCATCCCTTCCCGGTGATGGGCGAGTATGTGGCCCAGATTCAGGCTTTGAAGACCGTGGAAATCAAAGCGCGCGTACAGGGCCATATCAAGGAACGGTTATTCACCGAAGGTCAGTCCGTAAAGGAAGACCAGCTCCTTTTTGTTATTGATCCCAGACCTTATGAAGAGGCACTTAAAAAAGCCAAAGCCGAGTTGGCCAGCACTAAGGCTACTCTTACCAAAGCCAGCAAGGACTATAAACGGTTCAAGGCCCTTTTTGATCAAGGGGCGGTTAGCCGCGAAGAATTTGATTCAAAAATTACCGATAAACAGGTTCTTGAAGCCGATGTGAGCAACGCCAAAGCTCAGGTCGAGCAGGCCAATCTGGATCTGGGCTTCACCCGGATAAAATCTCCCATGAACGGCATCATCGGACGTACTCAGGTTGAACCGGGAACTCTTGTGGCTGCAGAATCCACAGTTCTGGTGACCGTATCTGCCGTTGATCCTGTTTATGTGAACTTCAGCATCCCTGAAAAAGAATATCTTGTGGCTATCCGTGAAATAGATGCCGCTCGTAAAGCCGGAAAGCAGTCCAAGCCCACTACCTTGCGTATAATTCTGGCTGACGGCGATTACTACGAACATAATGGAACCTTCAATATGGCAGACCGGGCAGTTGATTCTTCCACCGGTACGCTGGGCATCAGGGCCGAGTTCCCCAACCCGGAAAGAATTCTGCGTGACGGGCAGTATGCCAAGGTTGTGGCCAAGCTTAAGGATTACCCGAATGCGCTGGTGGTTCCCACTAGGGCTATGCTTGATATTCAGGGCCGTAAATCCTTGCTGACAGTTGCCAACGGTACTGTGGTCGAAAAGCCGATAACTATAGATTACAGCGATGACCGCAACACCGTAATCAAAACCGGGATCGAATCCGGTACCCTGATCATTGCCGACGGCGTGAACAAGATCCGTCCCGGAACAGCGGTAACGCCCCAGATTGTTCAGAACCAGCCCGAGCCAGCCAAATAG
- a CDS encoding putative zinc-binding protein: MTEEYETGFLVVSCSGGSGSGQAANSLAVELNRSGFAKMVCLAGVGAGVAECVDEAGKVRDLIVIDGCEKGCSRIMLQKMGIEPVHTFCLTKMGVKCPVTEVDAEMLAELRKKIKLLFGQQRSDSKYAVCGCDTCVRE, encoded by the coding sequence ATGACTGAAGAATATGAAACCGGTTTTTTGGTCGTCAGTTGCTCGGGCGGTTCCGGTTCCGGCCAAGCGGCAAATAGTCTTGCGGTGGAGTTGAACAGAAGCGGGTTTGCCAAGATGGTTTGCCTTGCCGGGGTTGGGGCGGGTGTAGCAGAGTGCGTAGATGAGGCAGGCAAGGTCCGGGATCTGATTGTTATTGACGGTTGTGAAAAGGGGTGCTCCCGGATAATGTTGCAGAAGATGGGTATAGAACCGGTCCATACCTTTTGTCTTACAAAGATGGGCGTAAAGTGTCCGGTTACTGAGGTTGATGCTGAAATGCTGGCCGAGCTTCGCAAGAAGATCAAACTGTTGTTCGGACAGCAGCGGTCTGATTCGAAGTATGCAGTGTGCGGATGTGATACTTGTGTCCGGGAATAA
- a CDS encoding multidrug efflux RND transporter permease subunit produces the protein MVNFFIDRPIFSSVISIIITLVGLLSIFTLPIAQYPEIAPPTVQIAAQYTGASADVVEETVAAPIEEQVNGAQDMLYMSSISSNDGRMVLNVTFDLGRDLELATVDVQNRVSLATPQLPSEVNKSGVSVKKQSSSMICVISLLSPEGTFDSLFLNNYAKINLFDAVSRIPGVGSVSLFGDQDYGMRIWLDPDKMARLAITADDIISAVQEQNLQAPAGQVGQPPASSGQQFQLTVRVKGRLSEPEEFGNIIIKANPDGSTVHIKDVARVEMGSKSYSAFGRQGEIDSAMLLVYQLPGANALDIVENVRSTMKELSKDFPSGMKYDIPYDTTLFVTASIDEVMETLYEAMALVFIVVFIFLQNLRATIVPMIAVPVSLVGTFAFFQVLGFSINTLTLFGMVLAIGIVVDDAIVVVEAVQSKIDEEGLDAKTATKEAMKEVSGPILATTAVLIAVFVPVAFMGGITGQLYKQFALTLAVSVAISSINALTFSPAMSALLLRPQTEMRGPLGWFFGQFNKYFSKITSGYTSGVRIIIRKSVIALGVFGILLFGAYTLFKTVPTGFVPNEDQGYFMINVQLPEGASLERSDAVVHQVEEILKNEPGVKTYFALGGFNLITGAYSSYTSTLFASLDPWDERTDPKLHVNAILRNVQQKARGIQDGIVICFNPPPINGIGSTGGLQFELQDRSGGTVEELAKVAQDYMAELRKHPELTGIFSTFSANVPQLFVDVDRDKVRKLGIPLNEVFTAMQTFLGGYYINDFNKYGRTYRVMAQADSQFRTSPEDVSKFYVRGDTGKMIPLSTLLNQKKIFGPEYIQRYNLFRTIEITAANAPGYSTGQAMAIMEKIARDTLPRGYGFDWTNIAYQEKKSGGEIIVIFALAVMMVFLVLAAQYESWIIPLAIVFAVPLGVFGAISGQFIRGLDNNVYAQIGLIMLVGLAAKNAILIVEFAKAKYEQGASLVDAAVQAAQLRFRPILMTSFAFILGVVPLVIAQGAGSASRHALGTSVFAGMIAATVLGVLFVPLFYVTLVKLQRKKKVDGEPESMEE, from the coding sequence ATGGTCAATTTTTTTATCGACAGGCCCATTTTTTCGTCCGTAATTTCCATCATTATTACTCTGGTCGGTTTGCTGAGTATTTTTACCCTGCCAATCGCCCAATATCCCGAAATTGCGCCGCCCACAGTGCAGATTGCTGCCCAATATACCGGAGCCAGTGCGGATGTTGTGGAAGAAACCGTTGCAGCCCCGATTGAGGAGCAGGTCAATGGGGCGCAGGATATGCTTTATATGAGTTCCATCAGCTCCAATGACGGACGTATGGTGCTTAACGTGACCTTTGATCTGGGGCGTGATCTGGAACTTGCCACCGTCGATGTTCAGAACAGGGTCAGCCTTGCCACTCCCCAGCTTCCTTCTGAAGTTAACAAGTCCGGAGTCAGCGTTAAGAAGCAGTCTTCCAGTATGATCTGCGTGATCAGCCTGCTTTCTCCTGAAGGGACATTCGATTCTCTTTTTCTGAACAACTACGCTAAAATCAACCTGTTTGACGCGGTGTCCCGTATACCCGGTGTCGGGAGTGTCTCCCTTTTCGGTGATCAGGATTACGGCATGCGTATCTGGCTGGACCCGGACAAAATGGCCCGGCTGGCAATTACCGCCGATGATATCATTTCCGCTGTGCAAGAGCAGAACCTGCAGGCACCGGCAGGGCAGGTGGGCCAGCCCCCTGCATCTTCCGGTCAGCAGTTCCAGCTTACCGTGCGGGTCAAGGGACGCCTCAGCGAACCGGAGGAATTCGGCAACATCATTATCAAGGCCAATCCTGACGGCAGCACTGTCCACATTAAAGATGTGGCCCGTGTTGAAATGGGGTCCAAATCTTATTCCGCATTTGGCAGGCAGGGGGAAATTGATTCCGCAATGCTGCTGGTTTATCAGCTGCCCGGCGCGAATGCCCTTGATATCGTGGAAAATGTTCGTTCGACTATGAAGGAACTATCGAAAGATTTTCCCTCCGGGATGAAGTATGACATACCTTACGATACAACACTCTTTGTGACCGCTTCTATCGATGAAGTTATGGAGACCCTCTATGAGGCCATGGCACTTGTGTTTATTGTAGTTTTTATTTTTCTTCAAAATCTGCGCGCAACCATCGTACCCATGATTGCGGTTCCGGTTTCTCTGGTTGGTACTTTTGCATTCTTTCAGGTGCTTGGCTTTTCTATCAATACCCTGACTCTGTTCGGCATGGTGCTGGCAATCGGTATTGTTGTCGATGACGCTATTGTCGTGGTCGAGGCAGTGCAGTCCAAGATTGATGAAGAAGGTCTGGATGCAAAAACAGCCACCAAGGAAGCTATGAAAGAAGTTTCCGGGCCAATTCTGGCCACTACAGCCGTGCTTATCGCGGTGTTTGTTCCGGTTGCATTCATGGGCGGAATTACCGGGCAGCTTTATAAACAGTTTGCATTGACCCTTGCGGTCTCGGTGGCGATTTCATCCATTAATGCACTTACTTTCTCCCCTGCCATGTCCGCGCTTCTGCTTCGCCCGCAAACGGAAATGCGTGGTCCGCTGGGCTGGTTCTTCGGGCAGTTTAATAAGTATTTCAGCAAGATTACTTCCGGGTATACTTCCGGGGTGAGGATCATTATCCGTAAATCGGTCATTGCGCTGGGAGTTTTCGGGATTTTACTGTTCGGGGCCTACACTCTTTTCAAAACCGTACCCACCGGATTCGTACCCAACGAGGATCAGGGTTACTTCATGATCAACGTGCAGTTGCCTGAAGGCGCGTCCCTTGAACGCTCGGATGCGGTTGTTCATCAGGTTGAGGAAATTTTGAAAAATGAGCCGGGTGTTAAAACTTATTTTGCGCTTGGTGGATTCAACCTGATTACCGGGGCTTATTCCTCATACACTTCCACCCTGTTCGCTTCTCTTGATCCGTGGGATGAACGAACCGATCCGAAACTGCATGTCAACGCGATTCTCCGTAATGTGCAGCAGAAGGCGCGTGGGATTCAGGACGGCATAGTTATCTGCTTTAACCCTCCGCCAATTAACGGAATCGGGTCTACCGGCGGTCTGCAATTTGAATTGCAGGACCGTTCCGGAGGTACTGTAGAGGAGCTGGCAAAGGTGGCGCAGGATTACATGGCCGAGCTTCGTAAACATCCTGAGTTGACCGGGATATTCTCCACATTCAGTGCTAATGTGCCGCAGCTTTTTGTCGATGTGGACCGTGATAAGGTCCGTAAGCTTGGTATCCCGCTTAACGAAGTCTTTACCGCCATGCAGACCTTTCTTGGCGGATATTATATTAATGATTTTAATAAGTATGGCAGGACCTACAGGGTTATGGCGCAGGCAGATTCCCAGTTCAGGACCAGCCCGGAAGATGTATCCAAGTTCTATGTACGCGGGGATACCGGGAAAATGATTCCCCTCTCAACCCTGCTTAACCAGAAAAAGATATTCGGACCGGAGTACATTCAGCGTTACAACCTGTTTCGGACTATTGAGATTACCGCTGCCAACGCTCCGGGCTACAGTACAGGGCAGGCTATGGCAATTATGGAAAAAATTGCCCGCGACACCCTGCCGAGGGGCTACGGTTTCGACTGGACCAACATAGCTTATCAGGAGAAAAAGTCCGGCGGGGAAATTATCGTCATTTTTGCCCTTGCGGTTATGATGGTATTTCTTGTGCTTGCAGCACAGTATGAAAGCTGGATTATTCCGCTGGCTATTGTTTTCGCTGTTCCTCTGGGGGTGTTCGGAGCTATTTCCGGGCAGTTTATCAGGGGGCTGGATAACAACGTTTATGCTCAGATCGGCTTGATTATGCTGGTCGGTCTGGCTGCCAAGAATGCTATTCTGATTGTGGAGTTCGCGAAGGCCAAGTACGAACAGGGAGCGTCCCTTGTGGATGCGGCAGTGCAGGCCGCTCAGCTTCGGTTCCGGCCTATCCTGATGACTTCGTTTGCCTTTATACTCGGCGTTGTTCCGCTGGTAATTGCACAGGGGGCAGGTTCAGCCAGCCGCCATGCTCTCGGAACTTCAGTGTTCGCTGGGATGATTGCCGCAACGGTTCTGGGCGTACTTTTTGTGCCGCTTTTCTATGTTACACTGGTCAAGCTGCAACGCAAAAAAAAGGTGGATGGTGAGCCTGAATCCATGGAAGAATAG
- a CDS encoding diguanylate cyclase: MDKVFILDSSKVTASLIQRHLQQAGFVCDIAFSYEDAERLIAEKKYFVGLSSLVLEGVPSGKGLDLLIKNKIPAIAVTSNLDEDVLNDISQKDIVDYVLKKSEHIDYIVRIVKRVSKNRGLKVMVVDDSRAARSWLSNILGHQGLTVLQAADGAEAAKVFYSNPDIKLVLTDYAMPKMDGLQLTAHLRTIRPMDELSIVVLSSDSKSRTAPLFLKTGANDFIHKSARIEEILCRVNSNLETLELIAESRDRANKDFLTGLWNRRYFFEHSEPLYAKYAGLGRGLSVALMDIDHFKKVNDTYGHDAGDEVLKRFATLLADYIGERGLVARFGGEEFTVVFETVSSEDLKSVLEGFRELIESVSVEFEGDVISLTVSIGATSDMGESLTGMITRADEMLYEAKARGRNRVLFAE; the protein is encoded by the coding sequence GTGGATAAAGTTTTTATTCTTGATTCGAGTAAAGTTACAGCTTCACTTATTCAGAGGCATTTGCAACAGGCCGGATTTGTCTGTGATATTGCCTTTTCATATGAAGATGCGGAACGGCTTATTGCTGAAAAAAAATATTTTGTCGGTTTAAGCAGCCTTGTGCTTGAAGGAGTTCCCTCCGGCAAAGGACTTGACCTGCTGATTAAAAATAAAATTCCTGCCATTGCAGTTACTTCAAACCTTGATGAAGATGTTTTGAATGACATTTCCCAAAAGGACATAGTGGATTATGTGCTCAAAAAAAGTGAGCACATTGACTACATTGTCCGTATTGTGAAGCGGGTATCCAAAAACCGTGGTCTGAAGGTGATGGTTGTGGATGATTCAAGAGCTGCGCGCTCCTGGCTTTCCAATATTCTGGGACATCAGGGACTGACTGTTCTTCAGGCAGCTGACGGCGCAGAAGCTGCAAAGGTTTTTTACAGTAATCCGGACATCAAGCTTGTTCTCACCGACTATGCCATGCCCAAAATGGACGGCCTTCAGCTCACTGCGCATCTGCGTACTATCCGTCCAATGGATGAATTGAGTATTGTTGTTCTTTCTTCTGATTCCAAATCCCGGACAGCGCCGCTTTTCCTCAAGACCGGAGCGAATGATTTTATACACAAGAGCGCACGGATTGAGGAAATTCTCTGCCGGGTGAATTCCAACCTCGAAACTTTGGAGCTGATTGCCGAGTCCAGAGACCGGGCCAACAAGGATTTCCTTACCGGTTTGTGGAACAGGAGGTATTTTTTCGAGCATTCAGAGCCTTTGTATGCCAAATATGCTGGGCTTGGTCGGGGGCTTTCTGTCGCTTTGATGGATATTGATCATTTCAAGAAGGTCAATGACACCTACGGTCATGATGCCGGAGATGAGGTTTTGAAGAGGTTTGCGACTCTGCTTGCGGATTATATCGGGGAGAGAGGGCTTGTGGCCCGTTTCGGCGGCGAGGAATTTACGGTTGTCTTTGAGACTGTCTCTTCTGAAGACCTCAAGTCTGTTCTGGAGGGGTTCCGGGAGTTGATTGAATCTGTTTCTGTGGAATTTGAAGGTGATGTAATCAGTTTGACTGTTTCTATCGGGGCTACCTCGGATATGGGGGAATCGCTTACCGGTATGATCACCCGTGCTGACGAAATGCTGTATGAAGCCAAAGCCAGAGGGCGTAACAGGGTCCTTTTCGCTGAATAA
- a CDS encoding META domain-containing protein, which translates to MKFNILKQYLLSAIAVCALLLSASCAPKQANYPIFENPTDTKWIVEDIDGKPVEGFAHIWMRLDSDGKIYGSGGCNSFRGDYSYVNGIFRTGPLGTTRKTCSKGINLQEFKFMQALDRVDSMQKRNGMLYMEGQGNSLLLYKGH; encoded by the coding sequence ATGAAATTCAATATCCTGAAACAGTATTTACTATCGGCCATAGCTGTCTGCGCACTTCTTCTTTCCGCATCCTGTGCTCCTAAACAGGCAAACTATCCAATTTTTGAAAACCCTACTGACACCAAATGGATCGTGGAAGATATCGACGGAAAACCTGTCGAAGGATTTGCCCACATATGGATGCGTCTGGACAGTGACGGCAAAATTTACGGTTCCGGCGGATGTAACAGTTTTCGGGGCGACTATTCCTACGTGAACGGGATTTTCAGGACCGGACCGTTGGGCACAACCCGCAAAACATGTTCCAAAGGAATAAACCTTCAGGAATTCAAATTTATGCAGGCTCTGGACCGGGTTGACTCCATGCAGAAAAGAAACGGCATGCTCTATATGGAAGGTCAAGGCAACTCACTTCTTTTGTATAAAGGACATTGA
- a CDS encoding permease — translation MEELNLKPCACSSKSKNPQPLGLEPIGLNPEAEAAAQKQKKSLPVGGKALWALMAGGVLLWYALYAQLLPFSRYAAFDLFGLVPGSHLGEAVQFFVYDTPKVLMLLVLVVFGIGIVRSYVTVEWTRKVLAGKRESAGNVLAGLLGVVTPFCSCSAVPLFIGFVAGGVPLGVTFSFLISAPMVNEVALVLLYGLMGWKVAALYFTTGICIAVVAGWVIGRLGMEKHVEGWVKLASAQNNGPQSGMSVEDRVVFGLDSVKDIVGKVWMYVVLGIAAGAAIHGYVPEDMMASIMGKDVWWAVPVSVLLGIPMYTNAAGVIPIVDALLGKGAALGTVLAFMMSVIALSFPEMVILRKVLKPKLIAVFVGVVGCGILIVGYLFNMII, via the coding sequence ATGGAAGAATTAAATTTGAAACCATGTGCCTGTTCATCCAAGTCTAAGAATCCTCAGCCGCTAGGTCTTGAACCCATAGGGTTGAATCCCGAAGCGGAAGCGGCCGCGCAAAAGCAGAAAAAATCCCTTCCGGTGGGCGGTAAAGCTTTGTGGGCGTTGATGGCTGGCGGGGTGTTGCTCTGGTATGCACTCTATGCACAACTGTTGCCTTTTTCGAGATATGCGGCGTTTGATTTATTCGGACTTGTCCCCGGCAGTCATCTTGGTGAGGCTGTGCAGTTTTTTGTTTATGACACCCCTAAGGTGTTGATGCTTTTGGTGCTGGTGGTCTTCGGCATCGGCATTGTCCGTTCTTATGTGACCGTGGAGTGGACCCGTAAAGTGCTGGCCGGTAAACGTGAGTCTGCGGGAAACGTGCTTGCCGGCCTGCTCGGTGTAGTTACTCCGTTCTGTTCCTGCTCAGCTGTACCTCTTTTTATCGGCTTTGTGGCTGGGGGAGTTCCTCTCGGAGTTACTTTTTCCTTCCTGATTTCAGCTCCCATGGTTAATGAAGTCGCGTTGGTTCTTCTTTATGGGCTTATGGGCTGGAAGGTTGCGGCCCTGTACTTTACAACCGGGATATGTATAGCCGTTGTTGCCGGGTGGGTCATAGGCCGTCTGGGTATGGAAAAGCATGTGGAAGGCTGGGTCAAGCTGGCCAGTGCCCAGAATAACGGACCTCAGTCAGGAATGAGTGTTGAGGACCGCGTTGTTTTCGGTCTTGATTCGGTGAAGGACATTGTCGGTAAGGTCTGGATGTATGTTGTGCTCGGTATTGCCGCCGGGGCGGCCATCCACGGATACGTTCCTGAAGACATGATGGCTTCCATCATGGGCAAGGATGTCTGGTGGGCGGTTCCTGTTTCCGTGTTGCTTGGTATACCCATGTACACAAATGCTGCCGGGGTTATTCCCATTGTTGATGCTTTGCTGGGCAAGGGGGCTGCTCTCGGCACAGTGTTGGCTTTCATGATGAGTGTAATTGCCCTTTCTTTTCCGGAAATGGTTATTCTGCGCAAGGTGCTCAAGCCCAAGCTTATCGCAGTATTTGTCGGGGTTGTTGGCTGCGGAATTCTCATTGTAGGCTATCTTTTCAATATGATTATTTAA
- the queF gene encoding preQ(1) synthase: MEKIKVKTTKSQDKTESLVSLGQAGATEYNYDSPSPEILETFPNNFPGRPYIISIEFPEYTSLCPVTGQPDFATIIVEYIPDELCVESKSFKLYMGAYRNHQSFMETITNNILDHFTSRLSPLWMRVKGIFSPRGGTALHVFAEHYKKDSAQYKDVREIVREWKLESGRHSA; this comes from the coding sequence ATGGAGAAGATTAAAGTGAAGACGACCAAAAGCCAGGACAAGACTGAATCCCTTGTCTCCCTCGGTCAGGCCGGGGCTACTGAGTACAATTACGATAGCCCAAGTCCTGAAATACTGGAGACATTCCCCAATAATTTTCCGGGTAGGCCCTACATCATCAGTATTGAATTTCCAGAGTACACCTCTCTGTGTCCGGTCACCGGCCAGCCGGATTTTGCAACCATTATTGTTGAGTACATTCCCGATGAGCTTTGTGTGGAGTCCAAGAGTTTCAAACTTTACATGGGAGCTTACCGTAACCATCAGTCCTTTATGGAAACCATAACCAACAATATCCTTGACCACTTTACAAGTCGCCTTTCACCTCTTTGGATGCGGGTAAAAGGGATTTTTTCTCCCCGTGGTGGAACCGCCCTGCATGTCTTTGCCGAACATTATAAAAAAGACAGTGCGCAGTATAAAGATGTCCGGGAAATTGTGCGCGAATGGAAGCTGGAATCAGGTAGACATTCAGCATAG
- a CDS encoding PAS domain-containing sensor histidine kinase produces MSDIAYYPDTPGNDETPCNPDILEEHNRIKKEFAADLIESVPNPCFILNKNRQIVFYNEALAEAVGEKRKDRILGRRPGELLRCCNSRTDLCGDSVACVQCGALRAIQTAMTGKKSEEECTLLANKDGKVKGYTFRVNASPIKITKKQYFIIHLTDLSDIKHKEMMERFFLHDLLNAVNGITNTGTLIKIDATKKEQKELASMIIDRAQYMANEINAHRLFISAEARQLELHNEPVEVSGLIESICAFYNNSLLAKDKNISITSNVDELKLITDKRILHRIIENLVKNAFEASPENGVVKVQAFERDNKALFKVTNQGAIPMTVAHQIFRKSFSTKGTGRGLGTYSVKLFTENYLRGKVWFDSSNEDGTNFYVELPLSPAGEELAANPCPRNRGT; encoded by the coding sequence ATGAGCGATATAGCATATTACCCCGACACTCCGGGTAATGACGAAACTCCGTGCAATCCGGACATTCTGGAAGAGCACAACAGGATAAAAAAAGAATTTGCTGCGGATCTAATTGAGTCTGTACCGAACCCATGTTTCATTCTTAATAAAAACAGGCAAATAGTCTTTTACAATGAAGCATTGGCAGAAGCCGTAGGTGAAAAGCGCAAAGACAGGATTCTAGGTCGCCGTCCCGGAGAACTCCTCCGTTGCTGCAATTCAAGGACAGATTTGTGCGGGGATTCCGTCGCCTGCGTTCAGTGCGGGGCATTGCGCGCTATACAGACCGCCATGACCGGGAAAAAAAGTGAAGAGGAATGTACGCTGTTGGCCAATAAGGATGGAAAGGTCAAAGGCTACACCTTCCGGGTTAACGCTTCGCCGATTAAAATCACAAAGAAACAATATTTCATCATACACCTGACTGATCTTTCTGACATCAAACATAAAGAAATGATGGAAAGGTTTTTTCTGCATGATCTTTTGAATGCAGTAAACGGGATCACCAATACAGGTACATTGATTAAAATCGACGCAACCAAAAAGGAACAAAAAGAACTGGCCTCAATGATAATAGACCGGGCTCAATATATGGCCAATGAGATCAACGCCCACCGACTATTCATATCAGCAGAGGCAAGGCAACTGGAACTCCACAACGAACCGGTGGAAGTGAGCGGATTAATTGAATCCATATGCGCTTTTTATAACAACAGCCTGCTGGCCAAAGATAAAAATATTTCCATCACATCCAACGTGGATGAACTGAAACTGATCACCGACAAACGCATCCTGCACCGAATTATTGAAAATCTTGTCAAAAATGCTTTTGAGGCCTCCCCGGAAAACGGGGTCGTGAAGGTGCAAGCTTTTGAAAGAGATAACAAAGCCCTTTTCAAAGTTACGAATCAAGGAGCAATTCCTATGACCGTAGCCCACCAGATATTCAGGAAATCCTTTTCCACCAAAGGAACAGGGCGGGGGCTGGGGACCTACAGCGTTAAGCTGTTCACAGAAAACTATCTCCGTGGAAAGGTGTGGTTCGATTCTTCAAATGAGGATGGGACAAATTTTTACGTGGAACTGCCACTCTCCCCTGCCGGGGAGGAACTTGCCGCAAATCCTTGTCCCCGCAACAGAGGGACTTAA
- a CDS encoding metalloregulator ArsR/SmtB family transcription factor: MSASIETKSKVFKALGHPSRLAIVEALCDGELCVCDIVPIVGRDISTVSKHLSLLKDAGVLKDSKRGTNVYYSLAMNCVPGFLNCLENFFAVKFEEQAKAYAASSIKRL; the protein is encoded by the coding sequence ATGTCAGCAAGTATCGAGACAAAATCAAAAGTGTTCAAAGCTCTGGGGCATCCCAGCAGGCTTGCCATTGTGGAGGCCCTTTGCGATGGAGAACTTTGTGTCTGCGATATTGTTCCTATTGTTGGGAGGGATATCTCCACTGTTTCAAAGCACCTTTCCCTGCTCAAGGACGCTGGGGTGCTTAAGGACAGCAAGCGAGGCACCAATGTTTACTACAGTTTGGCTATGAATTGTGTGCCCGGATTCCTGAACTGTCTTGAGAATTTTTTTGCTGTGAAGTTTGAGGAGCAGGCCAAAGCCTACGCCGCAAGCTCCATTAAAAGGCTGTAA
- a CDS encoding late competence development ComFB family protein, translating into MLSKDEFFKTGEIVNLAEEVVFEELKALIERAEIEFCQCDKCLFDIVCVVLNKIPSMYSSSIADRTYPSPEFKADYETLKQLAAEELPLAIERIKERLHH; encoded by the coding sequence ATGCTCTCCAAAGATGAATTTTTCAAGACCGGTGAAATTGTTAATCTTGCAGAAGAGGTTGTGTTCGAAGAATTGAAAGCTCTTATAGAACGGGCGGAAATTGAATTCTGTCAATGTGACAAGTGTTTGTTTGATATTGTCTGCGTTGTTTTAAATAAAATCCCAAGCATGTATTCGTCCAGCATTGCGGACCGGACTTATCCCAGCCCGGAATTCAAGGCTGATTATGAAACACTGAAGCAGCTTGCAGCCGAAGAACTTCCTCTGGCCATTGAGCGCATAAAGGAGCGTTTGCATCATTAG
- a CDS encoding phosphatase PAP2 family protein, whose amino-acid sequence MSLTPKRLLSYTSAGGLAALLLIIIFYRSLDLPIAESAHTLNGTFAVTLGKLLSYLASKHVIQTVSFVALLCGTVDAMLNGFGKRAKGLLLIALSTMSAMLIGDELKWFFGRCRPPMFFEDGSYGFTWFSGKYLQNSFPSGHTLRIFSLTTAVAILLPGKKYIPLIAAILVGISRVVVGKHYPADVIFGCFIGVTCAFWSYCFIYIMPERKE is encoded by the coding sequence ATGAGTCTCACCCCTAAACGACTGTTGTCATACACTTCAGCAGGAGGGCTTGCAGCCCTGTTGCTGATTATTATTTTTTACCGGTCGCTGGACCTACCTATTGCCGAATCAGCCCACACTTTGAACGGGACATTTGCCGTTACCCTCGGCAAACTGCTCAGCTACCTTGCTTCAAAACATGTAATCCAGACTGTTTCCTTTGTCGCTCTTCTCTGTGGAACTGTAGACGCCATGCTAAATGGCTTCGGAAAACGGGCAAAAGGATTGCTGCTCATAGCACTCTCAACCATGTCCGCTATGCTCATCGGTGATGAATTGAAGTGGTTTTTCGGACGCTGCCGTCCTCCCATGTTCTTTGAAGACGGTTCCTACGGCTTCACATGGTTCTCTGGGAAATACCTGCAGAATTCATTTCCATCCGGGCACACCCTGCGTATTTTTTCCCTGACCACTGCAGTTGCGATACTGCTGCCGGGCAAAAAATACATTCCGCTCATTGCGGCAATTCTGGTTGGAATCAGCCGGGTGGTTGTTGGCAAGCACTACCCCGCAGACGTTATCTTCGGCTGTTTCATCGGTGTTACCTGTGCATTCTGGTCCTACTGTTTTATTTACATCATGCCGGAAAGAAAAGAATAA